The genome window cttgaacccaattagatgtcttaaacatttccgatttagctaatattttgcaaggatgatctatgaatcgagactaacaaaatagacggttcggatcgttgaaattcgatgtggagtgggccccacacctaatccccatttttttcaaaaaatggggatcccttcccttaagcaatctgtatatatatacacacacacatatatataaagtTGATATCATCAATTTCGGCACATTCTCTTAAAGAGTGAGTCCTAACATTATAGAAAATACCTGCACGAACAATAAAACATGTCAATGATAATGTTCATTTTGTGTGTCTATGTAAATCTAtattgtatgcaaaatggagcaaggagcaatatttctttttttctttctttctttcaataTCACTTCAAGATATACCAGTCTTTTTACTTTGACATAGATGCATCCCATTACGAAGCCTTGACCAGTAGCTATCATCTAATTGATTCTAAGTATTTCATGTacgtgcatgcatgcatgggaTCTCAAGAATTTTGACGTTAATTTGATTGTAAAAAGAAACGGACAATAATGCATATTAAGTTAGTCACAGAGAGCAACTTCCATGCAGAAATTCGTGCCATGTAAGTCGTTCAACTTAGAAATGTGTTGTCACATTAATCAAGTCATTCCACATGATATCACCTAGTATTGCAGGTGCTCATGACATGCTTAATATTCCATCCATGGGAGGGGATGGACACCTCCACGAAATTAATGTGTTCGGAAAAGGATATTACTACCACCCCTCGAGACAATATGTTATtaccatggtaaataaattagATTAATTTGGTTACGCCTAGGGATGAATGATGTATTTTTGCATAATTTATGTGTATAAATAGTGCATGTCACTCTGCCTAAATCACTCAATTACATTCAACACTAGTGTGTTTCTTCTCTCATAGCCAGTGACCAATAGAAATAGCTATCGCCCAAGACTGTGAGTTCCTGCAGCTTTTACTGCAATGGCCCTCGGTTTCATGGCAGAAGAACCCCCTTGCGTCTTCCTGCAGCTGCTCAACATACGTTCACCATACACGGAACGTGGCCGACAAATTTCTCAGCATTAGTAACATGCACTGCTCCTACTCAAGCTGCAACGTTTAACACGAATCTGGTATCTATATTAATTCATGCTTCATTTCCCAAATATTCTAACAACTTCATTGCTTCAGCCTTCTTTTTAATATTGTAGCTATGACCAAAATCTAAGtaacttttttaattataataattagttGAGAGGAGATCAGCAATTGCGAAGAGACATGGATATCGAGTTAGTATATATAAGAGTGTattttaaaaaagaattaaactACCTGAGAATAAAGACGAGATGCTGACAAATTTGGTACTAAAATAAAGCCTAAACTGCTCCACTTGACTCCCATGATCAGTAAGCTACAAAAAAAGTTAACCTGCTCAGGCTgctgtgaaaaagaaaaatccaaacatgaacacaaaatattcaaaacattCTCCTACACTCAAGTCAAACGTTAATCAAGGAATGCAACACTGTTAACATGGTAAAGCATTTAAAGCTAGGAGGACCTGAAATTCTTGATAACATATTCAACATTCCACAACACaaacaaggaaaaaagaaagatggGTGGCTGTGACATGAACGGTAACCTGTATGAGGAGAAGTTTAGTGCACCAATGCCTTGGATTGGCATGTATGTAGCAGCAGCATCCTTGGCCTGTCTGATTGCAATGGCTGCAGATGTAATCCTCGGCATCCGGCACCATAAGTACTGGTTTCCCTGCAAGTTCTTCTCCATTAATGCCACATCTCTGACCTTGATAGGTATAGCCATCAAATTGTCGGTGGATCTGAACACTCCCATGCCCAACCGTCATGACCAGCTTGCAAAGCTTAGCAGTTCTGCCTTGATCTGCACAGCAATGGCTAACTCCATGCCGTCTCTTGGAGCCATGGAAAATGAAGAGATGTTCATGAATGTAATTGCCTTGGGAATTCTAGTCATCACCCTTATTGTCAATATTTGCATCCAAATAGCTACCGGTGCAATCTTTGTTTTCTGGAAGGAGCACGCTTCGGTTATGTTCATCATGCTTGTTTTGCTCCTCATGCTGATTTTCTCGGCTTTAACCGTTCCAACAACAAAGAATTATTTAGAAAAAGGGTACAAGAAAAGATACCAATTATCTTCAAAAGAATGCACAAATGCAAGTGGTAGAAAAGAAGTTACCAAACTCAGAGACACATTGACAAAGCTTTGGCTGATGGCTCACACCTCTAGCCCTCAATTTGTGATGGGCAGGTCAGTGACATGCACTGCTTCTGGAGCTTTCTGTCTTTTGAGTGCCATGATTTTGGCCCAAGCCATGTTTAGAACATACTTGATGCCATGGTCCATTAAGTTTTGCAGCGGGGAATCAGACTACAAATTGACAACCACTTTGATTCTATTTACGCAAGCAGTTGCAGTAGGAGTTGGTACTATTTCCCCGTCGTTTAGATGGTTCATAGCCATCAACTTTAAGTGCCCGAAAAGAGGAAATATAAGCTACAGAAAAGAATTCGAAATAGAAAGGTACTGGATTCAGGGGCTTGCGGAGTTGAAAAAGTGTCCATTAACTTTTAGAATCAAATCTCGGGACTGCAGGAAACTTGCACAtgaagcaagaaacaaacttTTGGACTTGTGTATTGCAATGCAAAAGGGGATTGTCCTATCAAGTAAAGCAATTCGATTCATTTCCATTTTCTTGGTGAGTCGGATCTTTTTACTCAGCGACTTGTTCAGGgagtggaagaaaaagaagttgGAATTCGACTCCATCCCAATGTCCCAGAAAAACCCAAGGCAAGATCTTAGTAATTATGTTCTGTATCTTGAAGGTGAGGATGCGTTGGTTCATTACATGATGAATTCCAACTGTGATGCTACTGATCATTGGATTCAGAAGGGAACAAAAGAAGAACCCAAGCATCTCATTAAGCTATTGGGGAAATCAACAGCCTCACAAGGATTCAAAGGAGTGGCAGAGTTTGACAGTGATCAAGTTCCCTCTCTACAATGTGAAGAACCTCCAAATTGTTGGGCTCTTCCTGTTGTGACACTAACAAGTATTGCACTTGCACTTCCAAACATCGGTTCTGGTTCAATCGAAAATCTGATAGATGGGGTACATGAAGGGCTCATGTACATGAATGCCATTGAGAAACAGCTGGATAGCAAAGGAGATCTTGCCAACATCAGAAAGGCGGCAGGGGTCGTGTGGCTAAGAGTTGATCTATATCACACATGGCTAGATTTGGA of Malus sylvestris chromosome 6, drMalSylv7.2, whole genome shotgun sequence contains these proteins:
- the LOC126626646 gene encoding uncharacterized protein LOC126626646; this translates as MPNRHDQLAKLSSSALICTAMANSMPSLGAMENEEMFMNVIALGILVITLIVNICIQIATGAIFVFWKEHASVMFIMLVLLLMLIFSALTVPTTKNYLEKGYKKRYQLSSKECTNASGRKEVTKLRDTLTKLWLMAHTSSPQFVMGRSVTCTASGAFCLLSAMILAQAMFRTYLMPWSIKFCSGESDYKLTTTLILFTQAVAVGVGTISPSFRWFIAINFKCPKRGNISYRKEFEIERYWIQGLAELKKCPLTFRIKSRDCRKLAHEARNKLLDLCIAMQKGIVLSSKAIRFISIFLVSRIFLLSDLFREWKKKKLEFDSIPMSQKNPRQDLSNYVLYLEGEDALVHYMMNSNCDATDHWIQKGTKEEPKHLIKLLGKSTASQGFKGVAEFDSDQVPSLQCEEPPNCWALPVVTLTSIALALPNIGSGSIENLIDGVHEGLMYMNAIEKQLDSKGDLANIRKAAGVVWLRVDLYHTWLDLDLGRLSRQGKCLKETLEELSETAKSIFEECRKRKMSKENVCSRDIPSKWSVKELAANSMYRISQTLLLNPKGKINESSERLYESMVVMISDIMGACFTNLQEAVAIKCFNSTIEEREESVRLAVHVLGKTEGILYIVEPGIPSNLDHHQMACIDEWRLPRKPQINFKACTSFPISESDRDSSAGSSDHFYLPMD